The nucleotide sequence TTCATGCCCTGAAGTGTGTTCATGCGGCCCTCCTGCCAATGATCGACATCGCGTGAGCGGGTTACGCCGCTGCAATGAGTGAACCGCGTCGCCGGACGGGCGCAGGGCGCCTGCCGCGGCCGCCGTTTCTCTAAGGCGGCGATGCCGATGTGCCCAACCCAGCGTTGCCAGCGCACCGTTGGAACAGTTTCTGCCTTGCACACGGTCACGGTCGCAGTTGGGTACGGCAGACTCTCTCGCTCCCGGCTCACTTCAAGCGCGCCGCTCGACGCATGCACTCCATCTTCGATCCCGCCTCGCCCGAGGCGATGGCCGTCACGCGACTCTGGTGGTGGCTGTTCGGTGCCGGCCTCGTCATCTGGCTCGGCGTCGTTGCGGTGGCAGTCCGTGCGGGGTTGTCGGCGCACGGCGCTCCGGGGTCCGACGAGATCATCCACGATGCGCCCGGAACGGCGCGCCGCGTCCAGCGCGTGATCATCGCCGCGGTGCTCTCGACGGCGGTCATCCTCGCCGCGATCCTGGTGTACAGTTTCTCCGTTGGGCATGCGCTCGCCCAACACACCGACCAACGCCTGGTGATCGAGGTGACGGGGCATCGGTGGTGGTGGGAGGTCCGCTACCCAAGCGCCGATCCAACCAGGATCGTGACCACCGCGAACGAGATCCACGTACCGGTCGGCGTACCGGTTCAGGTACGGCTTGCGTCGGACGATGTCATCCACAGCTTCTGGGCGCCTAACTTGAACGGCAAACGCGATCTCGTTCCGGGGTACGCGAGCGCGCTCTGGTTTCGCGCCGATACGCCGGGCGTCTATCGCGGACAATGCGCCGAGTTCTGCGGGCTGTCGCACGCGAAGATGGCGTTCTTCGTGATTGCCCAACCGCGCGCGGCGTTCGACGCGTGGTACGCGGGCACGTCGCGCCCGGCCGCTACCCCGACCGATCTCCTCGCGCTCCGCGGCGAGTCGCTG is from Gemmatimonadaceae bacterium and encodes:
- the coxB gene encoding cytochrome c oxidase subunit II encodes the protein MHSIFDPASPEAMAVTRLWWWLFGAGLVIWLGVVAVAVRAGLSAHGAPGSDEIIHDAPGTARRVQRVIIAAVLSTAVILAAILVYSFSVGHALAQHTDQRLVIEVTGHRWWWEVRYPSADPTRIVTTANEIHVPVGVPVQVRLASDDVIHSFWAPNLNGKRDLVPGYASALWFRADTPGVYRGQCAEFCGLSHAKMAFFVIAQPRAAFDAWYAGTSRPAATPTDLLALRGESLFMHSGCALCHNIAGTTAGGQAAPDLTHVAGRRTIAAGMLDNTPQNIARWIFDPSVIKPGARMPSFHFPADEMNAVVAYLETLK